In one window of Cryptococcus neoformans var. neoformans JEC21 chromosome 7 sequence DNA:
- a CDS encoding histone-lysine N-methyltransferase, putative, with protein MGDIIEGTKPTLDDLWAGDEDQKPQTPPVSPPRSPSFKHEHKSSFPGSTSPPPASPIGEEDLKPRTARASSSTSKVKSRKASPEEFKPVLIDDLPTAWDEAHETFEALEKCVYERKDIGLSKENDEMMVCECVYNRHDPDADPCGPDSDCINRALYIECIAGECRAGKHCHNQQFSKRQYANVDVVLTEKKGYGLRASSTIPANTLIYEYIGEVVAEKTFRKRMQQYADEGIRHFYFMMLQKEEYIDATKKGGIGRFANHSCNPNCEVQKWVVGRRLRMGIFTKRDVIKGEEITFNYNVDRYGHDAQTCYCGEPNCVGTIGGKTQTDIGTMNDLFLDALGITDEVEAMGMKGSKKKKSRQLDEDFVPILRPISAHEVQKVAAAIRQSMENKKMMSRLLQRIQMTDDGAMHRQLMRMHGFSLMYMVLTELADDNEIVLLALESMNKWKLQIRNKIEDSKIEEPVKALSQSGDEKICGLAKQLIEYWSTLELSYKIPRVSKIASLDADDEAGTQTIAEANVVSAARRPDAWENTQEIQIDIAPVRPRTLPVSRPRPPPPPPPLPVKKPALNSMSSTDRLKLDAIIAMAEQTVQAQAAAAAVEATASPQAGSSRSGSRPAEDEERRKRQKRTHMTEEELAEQKERRLRKLIGAVVVKSMNKYKDMMEHDTFKKYARECTDTLVKKEKKRNPSYQDVKHPSLSDDKKAKIKSFTKDYTHKILKHLKEKGKLRNPKSSSSLRTNSNDPRQAASSSTNGDTPSISTTPSQGAIQRLRDGELVDDIFGADEDMVMDLDEDTPEMQNDHPAPPSVPPATPPLPPVHVEVVDNVSTPTSQWET; from the exons ATGGGCGACATCATCGAAGGTACAAAACCAACTCTAGATGATCTCTGGGCAGGGGATGAGGATCAGAAGCCCCAGACTCCACCTGTATCGCCACCAAGgtctccatccttcaagCACGAGCACAAATCTTCATTTCCTGGATCGACTTCCCCACCTCCGGCATCCCCCATaggtgaagaagatctCAAACCTCGTACTGCCAGggcatcatcttcaacctcCAAGGTGAAGAGCAGAAAGGCTTCCCCAGAGGAGTTTAAGCCTGTGCTTATAGACGACCTTCCGACCGCGTGGGATGAGGCTCATGAGACGTTCGAAGCGCTGGAGAAGTGCGTGTATGAGAGAAAAGATATTGGGCTGAGTAAGGAGAACgatgagatgatggtgTGCGAGTGTGTCTATAATAGAC ATGACCCAGACGCTGACCCTTGTGGACCTGATTCGGATTGCATCAACCGTGCATTGTATATCGAGTGTATCGCGGGGGAATGTAGAGCGGGCAAGCACTGTCATAACCAGCA ATTCTCGAAGAGGCAGTATGCCAACGTGGATGTGGTTCTTACGGAGAAAAAGGGCTACGGATTGAGAGCGAGCTCGACCATTCCAGC GAATACGCTCATCTACGAGTATATTGGTGAGGTGGTGGCGGAGAAAACATTCAGAAAGAGGATGCAGCAGTATGCAGATGAAGGCATACGGCATTTCTACTTTATGATGCTtcagaaagaagag TACATTGATGCGACCAAGAAGGGTGGGATAGGTAGATTCGCTAATCACTCTTGTAACCCCAATTGTGAAGTGCAAAAATGGGTGGTGGGACGTAGATTGCGAATGGGTATCTTCACGAAGAGAGATGTGATCAAAGGGGAGGAGATTACTTTCAACTATAATGTCGACCGATATGG CCATGATGCCCAAACTTGTTACTGTGGAGAACCGAATTGTGTCGGAACCATTGGTGGAAAGACTCAGACCGATATTGGTACTATGAACGATCTGTTTTTGGATG CTTTGGGCATTACGGATGAAGTCGAGGCCATGGGTATGAAGggcagcaagaagaagaagtcaaggCAACTTGACGAAGACTTTGTC CCTATTCTCCGACCCATTAGTGCGCACGAGGTCCAGAAAGTTGCTGCCGCCATTCGACAGTCTATGgagaacaagaagatgatgtcaAGGTTATTGCAACGTATTCAG ATGACCGATGACGGGGCAATGCACCGCCAGCTCATGAGGATGCACGGTTTCAGTCTCATGTACATGGTGTTGACTGAGTTGGCGGACGATAACGAGATTGTGCTTCTT GCTCTTGAGAGTATGAACAAGTGGAAGCTTCAGATCCGTAACAAGATTGAAGATTCCAAAATTGAAGAGCCTGTTAAAGCGCTCAGCCAAAGcggagatgagaagatcTGCGGGTTGGCTAAGCAGCTTATCGAGTATTGGTCTACTCTCGAACTTTCTTATAAGATTCCTCGTGTTTCCAAAATTGCATCT CTTGAtgccgatgatgaagcgGGTACACAGACCATTGCTGAAGCCAATGTCGTATCTGCAGCCCGTCGTCCTGACGCTTGGGAGAACACTCAAGAAATCCAAATCGATATTGCTCCCGTCCGTCCCCGCACTCTGCCCGTCTCacgtcctcgccctcctcctccaccaccacctctccCTGTCAAGAAACCTGCGCTCAATTCCATGAGCTCCACTGATCGTCTAAAGCTCGATGCAATTATCGCCATGGCGGAGCAGACTGtccaagctcaagcagCTGCCGCGGCAGTGGAAGCGACAGCTTCTCCCCAAGCGGGCTCCAGTAGGTCCGGAAGCAGACCTgcggaagacgaggaaagaagaaagaggcaGAAAAGAACGCATATGACAGAGGAGGAGTTAGCGGaacagaaggagaggaggttgaggaagcTTATCGGTGCGGTTGTCGTCAAGTCAATGAACAAGTACAAAGACATGATGGAGCACGATACTTTCAAAAAGTATGCCAGAGAA TGCACCGATACTCtggtcaagaaggagaagaaaagaaatcCTTCTTATCAAGACGTCAAGCACCCTTCACTATCTGACGACAAGAAAGCCAAGATCAAGTCCTTTACCAAAGATTACACTCACAAAATCTTGAAGCATctcaaggagaagggcaAGCTTCGCAATCCGAAGAGCTCCTCGTCCCTAAGAACTAATAGCAACGACCCGCGTCAAGCGGCCTCATCATCTACCAACGGTGACACCCCCAGCATATCTACTACCCCTTCACAGGGAGCCATCCAAAGGTTACGAGATGGAGAATTGGTGGATGACATCTTTGGCGCCGATGAAGATATGGTGATGGACCTCGATGAAGACACACCTGAAATGCAAAACGATCACCCTGCACCTCCTTCAGTTCCCCCGGCTACACCTCCTTTACCACCTGTTCATGTTGAAGTCGTGGATAACGTGTCTACACCTACATCGCAATGGGAAACATGA
- a CDS encoding protoporphyrinogen oxidase, putative: protein MSPPPKHITILGGGLSGLSTAYHLSRVLPASTKISLVEGTSRVGGWIDSQKHELGFKDQRGQMREGVVGIETGPRSIRPRGSRGAASMLKMLEDLGLENDIMPIPFSHPSAQNRFLLDYSTSKLTALPSSLTSFLGRQPPLLKGLLSAGLFEPLKPKAPRKHLTADKDESVDAFFRRRFGDNVADNLASAMVHGIYAASSSQLSLRSAFPSLWEAERKYGSVVIGMLLGTKTAAEKAEEKREWEELGEVGKEREKWSLYGIKGGLGTMTDKLLDRISSRGVEIILGEPVRKIELSSNQEIAIHTHSHSLSTSHVISALPPRVLARTLSSPLPHLTHNPSTCVGVVNVVYPLPPTSIHSAGFGYLVPRPPTNLNPNPSPNPSGVLGVIFDSTALPPNPPELGGQVTKLTLMMGGPYWANYSPRISPPSDPEELLPLAIQHLNTIFPHLRNVKPILAVCNIHHNCIPTYLPGHGARLREMHEAIESGEWNGKLSLVGSGYGGVGVNDCVLPGVDVARRLAKGKEVTGLEAWKDWE from the exons ATGTCCCCCCCACCAAAACATATAACAATCCTCGGAGGTGGCCTCTCAGGCCTCTCGACTGCCTACCACCTGTCCCGTGTCCTTCCGGCGAGTACCAAAATCTCCCTGGTCGAGGGCACATCAAGAGTTGGCGGGTGGATCGATTCTCAGAAACATGAACTGGGGTTCAAGGATCAAAGGGGGCAAATGAGAGAGGGGGTGGTGGGCATCGAGACTGGGCCTAGGAGTATACGGCCTAGAGGAAGTAGAGGAGCGGCAAGCATGCTGAAGATG TTGGAAGATCTCGGGCTGGAGAACGATATCATGCCTATCCCGttctctcatccatctGCTCAAAATCGATTCTTACTGGACTACTCCACTTCGAAACTAACGGCGctcccctcttcccttaCATCTTTTCTTGGCCGCCAGccacctcttctcaaaGGTCTTCTCTCAGCAGGTTTATTTGAACCTCTCAAACCAAAAGCACCAAGGAAACATCTGACTGCTGATAAAGATGAGTCTGTGGATGCATTCTTCCGCAGACGATTTGGCGATAATGTGGCGGACAACCTGGCCTCAGCTATGGTTCATGGTATCTATgccgcctcttcttcgcagCTTTCCCTCAGATCGGCTTTTCCCTCACTGTGGGAAGCAGAGAGGAAGTATGGTTCTGTGGTAATTGGCATGCTGCTAGGAACTAAGACAGCGGCggagaaggctgaggagaagcgagagtgggaagagttgggagaagtaggcaaggagagggaaaaatGGAGTTTGTACGGCATCAAAGGTGGTTTGGGCACAATGACGGACAAACTACTGGACAGAATTTCGTCCCGGGGTGTGGAAATCATCTTAGGGGAACCTGTACGCAAGATTGAGCTTTCCTCAAACCAGGAAATTGCTATCCACACCCACAGCCACTCCCTTTCAACTTCCCACGTCATCTCCGCCCTACCTCCCAGAGTTCTTGCTCGcaccctctcttctcctttacCCCACCTTACACACAATCCCTCCACATGCGTTGGAGTTGTCAACGTCGTATATCCCCTTCCACCCACATCCATTCACTCTGCAGGCTTCGGCTATCTTGTTCCTCGTCCACCCACCAACCTCAACCCGAACCCGAGCCCGAACCCCTCGGGGGTCCTCGGTGTCATCTTCGACTCAACAGCTTTACCCCCCAACCCTCCTGAGCTGGGTGGACAGGTGACGAAGCTCACATTGATGATGGGTGGTCCGTACTGGGCAAACTACTCCCCGCGAATCTCACCTCCCAGTGACCCGGAAGAACTCTTACCACTCGCCATCCAACACCTCAATACCATTTTCCCGCATCTTCGAAACGTCAAGCCTATCTTGGCGGTCTGTAACATTCATCATAACTGTATTCCTACGTATCTTCCAGGGCATGGCGCTCGTTTGCGCGAAATGCATGAGGCGATTGAGAGTGGAGAATGGAATGGGAAGTTGAGCTTGGTTGGGAGCGGATACGGTGGAGTGGGTGTGAATGATTGCGTGCTTCCTGGGGTGGACGTCGCTAGGAGATTGgcgaaggggaaggaagtgACAGGATTGGAAGCGTGGAAGGACTGGGAGTGA